The region TCAAAAGAAAAGAAGTTCCCATAGTAGAAAGTAAAATATCCCACTGGTCTTTTGCCCAAATTTTAATTTGAATCAAAATTTCGTTTAAATACCCATATCCTTCTACAACAGCGCCAAACCAAACAGCGGCGAGGATCAAAATTTCTGTGGGCAAAATGGCAACAACTCCACCACCACTTAAAAACCGATCAAAAACTTCGTTTCCTGAATGAGACTCAAATCCATATACCAAGGTTTTTACAATTTCCCAGGGAAATCCAAATTCATTTAGGTTCAATACAATGGAAGAAACTATCCCAAGTAACAAAGAAATGCGAATGTGCATTCGAAAAAGGGAAGAACCAAAAACAAGAACTACAGGAATGAGTTTGGCCCAAGAAACACCAGACAAAGAGATATCACCAAAGGATTCGGACTGTAAGGTAATATTTGTTGTTTGCGTAGAATCCCAAACACAAAGGTTTAAAAAATAAAATCCTATAATCGCAAGCCCAAAACTGATACATGTTGTTTTTAACATATGCCGGATATGTTTCCAAATGGGAACATGGGTCAAACTAGATGCAAGGTTCGTTGTATCAGAAAGTGGAGAAAGTTTATCACCAAAATAACATCCACTCACAATGGCACCGGCGGCCATGGTTTGTGGAAATGAAATTACCTCTGCCACACCCATAAGAGCGACACCTAACGTACCTGCAGTGGTCCAAGAAGAACCAGAAACCATTGCTGCGATAGCAGACACAATGGCAAGCGAAGGCAAAAAATAGTCTGGTTGTAAAAATAAAATTCCAATTTGGATCATAGTGGAGAGAACTCCAGAATAAGCCCAAGAGGCAATGAGCATCCCTACAAAAAAAAGAATCTCCATGGCAGGAAGAACCGAAACAAAATTTTTACGAAAAGAAGACTTTAGAAATACAAACTTTCTATTTCTTCTTTGTAAAAAAGAAATCACTCCAGAAACAAACAAAGCCATTGGATGCGGGTAAGTGACTACCCAAACAAATCTAAAAAAAAGAATCGTAAGGATTAGATACAAAAGTGGAGAAAGAGAGAAAAATATGGAGTGTGATTTTTCTCTCTCCATATTTTAGAAAAAGGTAATATTGATATAATAGATAGAAAATCCAAAAAGGAACAAAATACCAAACCAAGAAAGTAAATTCATCCAAGGTTTTGGTCTTTGGTCTCTCGGAATTTCTTTTCCAAATAAAATCAAATGATGGATGAGAGCAAGTACAGGTGCATTCAAAAACGACACTGTAGTCGCAAAATCCACCAGGCTTTTCATATTCGTCCTAAAAAATAATAAAATCAAAATGGATCCCACTCCCACAAGAATGATCCAGTACCAATATAGTTTTTCAGTAGGAATTTTTTCTAGTGGTTTGAACAACCGGCGACTTGCATTGGATACCACGCGAGGGTAGGCATCAAAACAAGTAAGTGTGGTTGAAAACATAGTAAAAAATGCTGCAATGAGAATGATGGGATATGACCAGGAGCCAATGGCAGAAGTATAAAGCCTAACAAGTTCAGAGGCGAAACTAACTGCCTGAGAAGAGAACTCGGCACCGGTGTTGTACATCATATTGGCACCTAA is a window of Leptospira kanakyensis DNA encoding:
- a CDS encoding Na+/H+ antiporter NhaC family protein — translated: MEREKSHSIFFSLSPLLYLILTILFFRFVWVVTYPHPMALFVSGVISFLQRRNRKFVFLKSSFRKNFVSVLPAMEILFFVGMLIASWAYSGVLSTMIQIGILFLQPDYFLPSLAIVSAIAAMVSGSSWTTAGTLGVALMGVAEVISFPQTMAAGAIVSGCYFGDKLSPLSDTTNLASSLTHVPIWKHIRHMLKTTCISFGLAIIGFYFLNLCVWDSTQTTNITLQSESFGDISLSGVSWAKLIPVVLVFGSSLFRMHIRISLLLGIVSSIVLNLNEFGFPWEIVKTLVYGFESHSGNEVFDRFLSGGGVVAILPTEILILAAVWFGAVVEGYGYLNEILIQIKIWAKDQWDILLSTMGTSFLLNLVTADQYLSLVIPARAFRSLAEEKGIPEKDISRSLEDSGTITSPLIPWNSCGAFMSTSLGVSVFSFFPFVFFNLIHVLLAVSLLLVAKNKSKSS